One Setaria italica strain Yugu1 chromosome I, Setaria_italica_v2.0, whole genome shotgun sequence DNA window includes the following coding sequences:
- the LOC101778575 gene encoding putative receptor-like protein kinase At4g00960, translating to MTTDTSTLVSTLPNNIPASFLKQITDDFSPERELGKGAFGIVYKGILENGELIAVKKLGENPPMALDKTFNNEVGNLMAVRHENIVKLVGFCHESQKKLVPHNGRYIIVDITEIFLCYEYLWKGSLDNYLFAESNRLDWDTRFKIVKGICRGLHFLHNEMDRPVVHMDLKPENILLDDNMVPKIADFGLSRLFGQEQTRMHTQNVVGSLGYMAPEYLYRGEISTQSDIYSLGLLIIQISTGEKNIPDAEDKCGKKFIEKVHENWADRHITSKYASFDANRLQQIEMCVEIGLQCVDHERKKRPSIVDILDKLDGKHSV from the exons ATGACTACTGACACCAGCACTCTTGTAAGTACATTGCCCAACAATATACCAGCAAGCTTTCTCAAGCAAATCACAGATGATTTCTCTCCTGAGCGAGAACTTGGTAAAGGTGCATTTGGAATAGTGTACAAG GGAATTCTGGAGAATGGTGAATTAATTGCTGTGAAGAAGCTTGGGGAAAACCCACCTATGGCACTTGACAAAACATTTAACAATGAGGTTGGAAATCTTATGGCAGTCCGACATGAAAATATAGTGAAGTTGGTTGGGTTCTGCCATGAATCGCAGAAGAAGTTGGTGCCGCACAATGGAAGATATATCATTGTAGATATAACAGAAATTTTCCTCTGCTATGAATATCTATGGAAGGGAAGCCTTGATAATTATCTATTTG CTGAATCTAATAGACTTGACTGGGACACACGGTTTAAAATAGTTAAAGGAATCTGCAGAGGTTTACATTTCCTACATAATGAAATGGATCGGCCTGTTGTTCATATGGATCTTAAGCCTGAAAATATTTTGTTGGATGATAACATGGTCCCTAAAATTGCGGATTTCGGACTTTCAAGACTATTCGGTCAGGAGCAAACCCGGATGCACACTCAAAATGTTGTGGGATCATT AGGATACATGGCTCCGGAGTATCTATATAGAGGTGAAATCTCTACCCAGTCAGACATATATAGTTTAGGTCTACTAATCATTCAGATCAGCACCGGAGAAAAGAATATACCCGATGCTGAAGACAAGTGTGGGAAGAAATTTATTGAGAAA GTACATGAAAATTGGGCAGATCGCCACATAACATCGAAGTATGCATCTTTTGATGCAAATCGCCTCCAGCAAATTGAAATGTGTGTTGAAATTGGGCTGCAATGTGTGGACCATGAACGCAAGAAGAGACCTTCCATAGTGGATATATTAGATAAGCTCGATGGAAAACACTCCGTCTAA
- the LOC111258499 gene encoding uncharacterized protein LOC111258499: MHPDILSDLENILAGRGAACWVRWWRATSSGGGRPVPPSPSLPRPCAAERQRRRLQFAGGIGGGARQLQAASAAEHGGRKWHGRVLRARGGVLPWRAAEASRWAALLRRWERHHAVQCRERERAVEKVAMCTDAAAAGQCTGERRPQSMGRPDFFSPVFGAASPWAMALLQVREDKASVQDPNGDGGVRAQNSCPAHPAT; the protein is encoded by the exons ATGCACCCAGATATATTGTCTGATCTAGAAAATATTTTGGCAGGGCGCGGGGCTGCTTGCTGGGTTCGATGGTGGCGGGCCACGAgcagcggcggagggcggcCAGTCCCCCCCTCTCCTAGCCTCCCACGCCCGTGCGCTGCcgagaggcagcggcggcggctgcaatTCGCaggcggcatcggcggcggagCACGGCAGCTTCaagcggcatcggcggcggagCACGGCGGCCGCAAGTGGCATGGACGGGTGCTGCGTGCGCGAGGCGGGGTGCTCCCCTGGCGGGCTGCGGAGGCCTCGAGATGGGCGGCTTTGCTGCGGCGTTGGGAGCGGCACCACGCGGTCCAGTGCAGGGAGCGCGAGCGCGCCGTGGAGAAGGTAGCGATGTGCACTGATGCCGCAGCCGCAGGCCAGTGCACCGGGGAGCGGAGGCCGCAATCGATGGGCAGGCCAGATTTCTTTTCCCCAGTATTCGGCGCCGCTAGTCCATGGGCCATGGCTCTTCTGCAAGTGCGAGAAGACAAAGCCAGCGTGCAGGATCCTAATGGAGATGGAGGAGTGCGTGCGCAGAACAGCTGCCCTGCTCATCCAG CTACTTGA
- the LOC105914851 gene encoding disease resistance protein RPM1: protein MAEAVLLAISKIGTVLGDEIINAVTAELSAKVTNLRDLPENIKYIGRELRMMNSVIEGFDMTNLGINVVHQWIAELRNLSFHVEDVMDKYSYHAFHLREENSFHKVYRGAHYATVFSELADEVVKIKCEIEQVKKLPKDYFHDNLLLPRSRIATDQRVSQGCLPELVQDDDLVGIKVNQSNMIGWLNSNASDSSVITVSGMGGLGKTTLVLNVYDREMTNFPVHAWITVSKSYTIDALLRKLLKEIGYIENPSAEIDKMDAITLRQEIRKKLEGGKKCMVVLDDVWDREVYLKMEDIFKNLKASHVIITTRNDDVASLASSTERHLQLQPLNSDDAFNLFCRRAFSNRIDKKCPPELKNVADSIVNKCKGLPLAIISMGSLMSTKKPIEHAWNQVYNQFQSELLNTGDVQAILNLSYNDLPGNIRNCFLYCSLFPEDYIMSRETLVRQWVAEGFVVANQHNKLEDVAELNLMKLITRNMLQVVDYDEVGRVSTCKMHDIVRDLALTAAKDEKFGSANDQGAMIQIDKEVRRLSLYGWNDSDASMVTFPCLRTLLLLDGVMSTQMWKSILSKSSYLTVLELQDSEITEVPASIGDLFNLRYIGLRRTRVKSLPETIEKLSNLQSLDIKQTQIEKLPRSIVKVKKLRHLFADRIIDEKQEDFKYFIGVQPPKDLSNLIELLTLETVEASDDLAAQLDKLRKLQSLWISNVSAMHSPKLFAALSKMLLLSSLLLNASDEEQRLCLKDLNPQSKHLHRLIIRGCLAPGTLECSIFHSYGKNLKYLALSWSGLLEDPLQMLELHVPNLTYLSLNKVTSAENLAISEDCFPQLKTLVMKNILNVNQLTIGDRALPNIECLYIVALPKLDKVPRGIESLSSLKKLCLLNLHKNFKTQWFRNGMDKKMSDVLELRI from the coding sequence ATGGCAGAGGCAGTGCTCCTTGCAATCTCAAAGATTGGTACTGTTCTTGGAGATGAAATCATCAATGCTGTCACAGCTGAACTATCTGCAAAAGTAACCAATCTGAGGGATCTGCCGGAGAATATTAAGTACATTGGGAGGGAATTGCGTATGATGAACAGTGTGATAGAAGGTTTTGATATGACAAACCTTGGTATCAATGTCGTTCATCAATGGATTGCGGAGCTGCGCAATCTGTCTTTCCATGTTGAGGATGTAATGGACAAATACTCATATCATGCTTTTCATCTGCGGGAAGAAAACTCATTCCACAAGGTATATAGAGGAGCACACTATGCCACGGTTTTCAGTGAACTTGCTGATGAAGTAGTTAAGATAAAGTGTGAGATTGAGCAAGTCAAAAAACTTCCGAAGGACTATTTCCATGATAATCTGCTTCTTCCGAGAAGTCGAATTGCAACTGATCAAAGAGTATCTCAGGGTTGCCTGCCAGAACTTGTTCAAGACGACGATCTTGTGGGAATAAAGGTCAACCAATCAAACATGATTGGATGGCTTAACTCCAATGCGTCAGATAGCTCAGTGATAACGGTTTCAGGTATGGGCGGATTGGGGAAGACCACTTTGGTCTTGAATGTTTATGACCGAGAGATGACAAATTTCCCTGTCCATGCGTGGATTACAGTGTCAAAGTCATACACAATAGATGCCTTGCTGAGGAAACTACTCAAGGAGATTGGATACATAGAGAATCCATCAGCTGAAATTGACAAAATGGATGCCATTACGTTGAGGCAAGAAATAAGGAAGAAGCTTGAAGGTGGTAAGAAATGTATGGTTGTGTTGGATGATGTCTGGGACAGGGAAGTGTACCTTAAAATGGAAGATATTTTCAAAAATCTCAAAGCAAGCCATGTGATCATTACAACACGGAATGACGATGTTGCATCTCTTGCATCGTCCACCGAACGGCACCTTCAGCTCCAACCTTTGAACAGCGATGACGCATTCAACCTCTTCTGTAGAAGGGCATTCAGTAATAGAATAGACAAGAAGTGTCCCCCGGAGCTCAAGAATGTAGCTGATTCAATAGTCAACAAGTGCAAGGGCTTGCCCCTAGCAATTATATCCATGGGCAGCCTTATGTCCACAAAGAAACCAATAGAGCATGCATGGAATCAAGTTTACAACCAATTCCAGAGCGAGCTACTGAATACAGGCGATGTCCAGGCAATTCTAAACCTGAGCTACAATGACCTACCAGGGAACATAAGAAATTGTTTTCTATACTGCAGCCTATTTCCTGAAGACTACATTATGTCACGTGAGACCCTTGTCAGGCAGTGGGTTGCTGAAGGATTTGTAGTGGCCAACCAACACAACAAACTGGAGGATGTAGCCGAATTAAATCTCATGAAGCTCATCACTAGGAACATGCTGCAGGTGGTGGATTATGATGAGGTTGGAAGAGTAAGCACCTGTAAGATGCATGACATTGTGCGAGACCTAGCTCTTACTGCTGCTAAGGATGAGAAGTTTGGCTCTGCAAATGATCAAGGTGCAATGATACAGATTGACAAGGAAGTGCGCCGTCTTTCATTATATGGATGGAATGATAGTGACGCATCAATGGTGACCTTCCCATGCCTCCGGACCCTGTTGTTACTTGATGGTGTAATGTCCACTCAGATGTGGAAGTCAATCTTATCTAAATCCAGCTATCTTACTGTTCTTGAGCTTCAAGATTCTGAAATAACCGAAGTGCCAGCATCTATAGGGGATCTGTTTAATCTACGTTACATTGGCTTGCGAAGAACAAGAGTTAAGTCACTCCCAGAGACTATTGAGAAGCTGTCCAACCTACAGTCATTGGATATCAAACAAACCCAAATTGAGAAGCTACCACGAAGCATAGTTAAGGTCAAGAAGCTGCGTCATCTGTTTGCTGATAGAATTATAGATGAGAAGCAGGAAGATTTCAAGTACTTTATCGGTGTACAACCACCAAAGGATCTTTCTAATTTGATAGAACTCCTGACTCTTGAAACAGTGGAAGCCAGTGATGACTTGGCAGCCCAACTGGACAAACTTAGGAAACTGCAGAGTCTGTGGATTAGCAATGTAAGTGCTATGCATTCTCCAAAGCTTTTTGCTGCCTTATCCAAGATGCTACTTCTTTCAAGCTTGCTTTTGAACGCAAGTGATGAGGAGCAGAGACTTTGCCTGAAAGACCTCAACCCACAGTCAAAACATCTCCACAGGCTGATTATCAGAGGTTGCTTGGCCCCTGGGACGCTGGAATGCTCTATATTTCACAGCTATGGCAAAAACCTCAAATACTTGGCTCTAAGCTGGTCTGGTCTTCTGGAAGACCCACTCCAAATGCTTGAGCTTCATGTGCCAAACCTCACCTATCTGAGCCTTAATAAGGTGACCAGCGCAGAGAACTTGGCTATTTCTGAAGATTGCTTCCCACAGCTAAAGACGCTCGTGATGAAGAACATTCTCAATGTCAATCAGCTTACAATTGGAGACAGGGCTCTTCCAAATATTGAATGTTTATATATTGTGGCGCTACCCAAGCTGGATAAAGTTCCACGTGGCATCGAATCCCTCAGCTCACTAAAGAAGCTGTGCCTGCTTAATCTGCATAAGAATTTCAAAACTCAGTGGTTCAGGAATGGAATGGACAAGAAGATGTCAGATGTTCTCGAGCTTCGCATCTAG